The Georgenia sp. TF02-10 genome window below encodes:
- the sucB gene encoding 2-oxoglutarate dehydrogenase, E2 component, dihydrolipoamide succinyltransferase — MSESVKMPALGESVTEGTVTQWLKAEGDRIEVDEPLLEVSTDKVDTEVPSPVAGVLEKILVQEDETVEVGAELAVIGDGSGAGDGAAETENAPATDGEPDTAPAPQSAPASETVEAAQPAAEDAKPAAEAKAEVTGDGGTAADGGTAGDGEPAGQAVTMPALGESVTEGTVTQWLKAEGDTVEVDEPLLEVSTDKVDTEVPSPVAGTVLKILVGEDETVEVGAQLAIVGEPGAAPQAPAQPTAEPAQQAPAQPEQPEEPAQQAPAQPEQPAQPEEPAQPERPARAEQPAQAQQPGQPEQREQARAEAEAPEAVKPAPVPPGAQTQQAAAPKAEAAGAGSYVTPLVRKLAGDLGVDLASVTGTGVGGRIRRQDVEAAAERAAAERAAAEQAAQPAPAAAAPAAPARKPVEPSPLRGTTEKMSRLRKVIAKRMVESLQTSAQLTTVVEVDVTRIGALRSRARDAFQAAEGTKLTFLPFFVKAATEALKAHPKVNATIEGETVVYHGSEHIGIAVDTERGLLVPVIKDAGDLNVGGIAKRINDLAARTRDNKVTPDELSGSTFTITNTGSGGALFDTPIINQPEVAILGVGTIVKRPMVVKDADGNETIGVRSMVYLALSYDHRLVDGADAARYLMAVKARLEEGAFDAEVGL, encoded by the coding sequence ATGTCTGAGTCCGTGAAGATGCCCGCACTGGGCGAGTCCGTCACCGAGGGCACCGTCACCCAGTGGCTCAAGGCCGAGGGCGACCGCATCGAGGTGGACGAGCCCCTGCTGGAGGTGTCCACCGACAAGGTCGACACCGAGGTCCCCTCCCCGGTCGCCGGCGTGCTGGAGAAGATCCTCGTCCAGGAGGACGAGACCGTCGAGGTGGGCGCCGAGCTCGCCGTCATCGGCGACGGCAGCGGTGCCGGCGACGGCGCGGCGGAGACGGAGAACGCCCCGGCCACCGACGGCGAGCCCGACACCGCCCCGGCGCCGCAGTCCGCCCCCGCCTCGGAGACGGTGGAGGCGGCGCAGCCGGCCGCCGAGGACGCCAAGCCGGCCGCGGAGGCCAAGGCCGAGGTCACCGGCGACGGCGGGACGGCCGCCGACGGCGGGACGGCCGGCGACGGCGAGCCCGCCGGGCAGGCCGTCACCATGCCCGCGCTCGGGGAGTCCGTCACCGAGGGCACCGTCACCCAGTGGCTCAAGGCCGAGGGCGACACGGTCGAGGTCGACGAGCCCCTGCTCGAGGTGTCCACCGACAAGGTCGACACCGAGGTCCCCTCGCCCGTGGCCGGGACCGTGCTGAAGATCCTCGTCGGAGAGGACGAGACGGTCGAGGTCGGCGCGCAGTTGGCGATCGTGGGCGAGCCCGGCGCGGCACCGCAGGCACCCGCACAGCCGACGGCGGAGCCGGCCCAACAGGCGCCGGCCCAGCCCGAGCAGCCCGAGGAACCGGCCCAGCAGGCGCCGGCCCAGCCCGAGCAGCCGGCCCAGCCCGAGGAGCCGGCTCAGCCCGAGCGCCCCGCCCGGGCGGAGCAGCCGGCCCAGGCCCAGCAGCCGGGCCAGCCCGAGCAGCGGGAGCAGGCGCGGGCCGAGGCGGAAGCTCCCGAGGCCGTCAAGCCCGCTCCCGTCCCGCCCGGTGCCCAGACCCAGCAGGCCGCCGCGCCGAAGGCCGAGGCAGCCGGCGCCGGGTCGTACGTCACCCCCCTGGTGCGCAAGCTCGCCGGCGACCTGGGCGTAGACCTCGCGTCGGTCACCGGGACCGGGGTCGGCGGCCGGATCCGGCGGCAGGACGTCGAGGCAGCCGCCGAGCGGGCGGCAGCGGAACGGGCGGCAGCGGAGCAGGCCGCCCAGCCGGCCCCCGCGGCCGCGGCGCCCGCCGCACCGGCCCGCAAGCCGGTCGAGCCCTCCCCGCTGCGGGGCACCACCGAGAAGATGTCCCGGCTGCGCAAGGTCATCGCCAAGCGCATGGTGGAGTCGCTGCAGACCTCGGCCCAGCTGACCACCGTCGTCGAGGTCGACGTCACCCGGATCGGCGCGCTGCGCAGCCGGGCCCGGGACGCCTTCCAGGCAGCGGAGGGCACGAAGCTCACCTTCCTGCCCTTCTTCGTCAAGGCGGCCACCGAGGCGCTCAAGGCGCACCCGAAGGTCAACGCCACGATCGAGGGCGAGACGGTCGTCTACCACGGCTCCGAGCACATCGGCATCGCCGTGGACACCGAGCGTGGGCTGCTGGTCCCGGTGATCAAGGACGCCGGCGACCTCAACGTCGGCGGCATCGCCAAGCGGATCAACGACCTGGCGGCCCGCACCCGGGACAACAAGGTGACCCCCGACGAGCTGTCCGGCTCGACGTTCACCATCACCAACACTGGCTCCGGCGGGGCGCTGTTCGACACGCCGATCATCAACCAGCCCGAGGTGGCGATCCTCGGCGTCGGCACCATCGTCAAGCGGCCCATGGTGGTCAAGGACGCCGACGGCAACGAGACCATCGGCGTCCGGTCGATGGTCTACCTCGCCCTGAGCTACGACCACCGCCTGGTGGACGGGGCCGACGCAGCCCGGTACCTCATGGCGGTCAAGGCCCGGCTCGAGGAGGGCGCGTTCGACGCGGAGGTCGGCCTGTGA
- a CDS encoding serine/threonine-protein kinase, with protein MESAGRQGRAPQVPGYRLTAPVGFGAGGAVWAATDTTGRAVAVAFLALAPGERGTAQLRRLGALRAVVHPHLPRVRDVVGLDGGRCALVSEVVPGPSLATVHAARGPLTPPEAATVLAAVGAALGHLHARGVVHGDVAPTNVLLAPGGVPVLVDLAGEVTGERGTAGFVAPERAAGQPASAAGDVWALARLLLWATDDHPDVRRAVAPALAADPGARPSPRDLAARALELAAAEPVHLPEGAQLASAQLRAGAGLEPTRRQGGGRPRRRAQRRRPRWGIVAAVALAVAGGVVVGASDGGRVSLADLLPAAGGADPGRGSGTGEGGGPGAGGGASEERASQDRESGEEAGTDEQPDGTKEDAATADAPDGQTAADAPDGQAAVDPPDGQTVGDLLERRDAVITQGDRDALAGLTVPGSPAALEDTRLWERLDGQRVEGLRTELVDVALVEAPTGDGAAAGGGSATAVVQVVTRQGPYRLVGEGVREVPATGQRCARLTLVGPEPWRVQEARPCPPSAGGGELSAGGGELSAVAGRPR; from the coding sequence ATGGAGTCGGCCGGCCGGCAGGGGCGGGCGCCGCAGGTGCCCGGCTACCGGCTCACTGCGCCCGTCGGGTTCGGTGCGGGCGGGGCGGTGTGGGCCGCCACCGACACCACCGGCCGGGCCGTCGCGGTGGCCTTCCTGGCGCTGGCGCCGGGGGAGCGGGGGACCGCTCAGCTGCGCCGCCTGGGGGCCCTGCGCGCCGTCGTCCACCCCCACCTGCCCCGGGTCCGCGACGTCGTCGGCCTGGACGGCGGCCGGTGCGCGCTGGTCAGCGAGGTGGTCCCGGGCCCGAGCCTGGCCACGGTGCACGCCGCCCGCGGCCCGCTGACCCCGCCCGAGGCCGCCACCGTGCTCGCGGCGGTGGGCGCCGCCCTCGGGCACCTGCACGCCCGCGGCGTCGTCCACGGCGACGTCGCGCCCACCAACGTCCTGCTCGCCCCCGGCGGGGTCCCGGTCCTGGTGGACCTCGCTGGCGAGGTAACCGGCGAGCGGGGGACGGCCGGGTTCGTCGCCCCGGAGCGGGCCGCTGGGCAGCCCGCCTCGGCGGCCGGGGACGTGTGGGCGCTGGCCCGCCTGCTGCTCTGGGCCACCGACGACCACCCAGACGTGCGCCGGGCGGTGGCGCCGGCGCTGGCCGCCGACCCGGGCGCCCGGCCCTCGCCCCGGGACCTCGCCGCCCGTGCGCTGGAGCTGGCCGCGGCCGAACCGGTGCACCTGCCCGAGGGCGCCCAGCTCGCCAGCGCCCAGCTGCGGGCGGGCGCCGGGCTCGAGCCGACCCGGCGGCAGGGCGGCGGCCGCCCACGGCGCCGCGCGCAGCGGCGACGGCCGCGGTGGGGGATCGTCGCGGCGGTCGCCCTGGCCGTCGCCGGCGGGGTCGTCGTCGGGGCGTCCGACGGCGGCCGGGTCAGCCTGGCCGACCTGCTGCCCGCCGCCGGCGGCGCCGACCCCGGCCGGGGGAGCGGGACTGGTGAGGGCGGCGGACCAGGTGCGGGGGGTGGAGCGAGCGAGGAGCGCGCCTCGCAAGACCGGGAGAGCGGCGAGGAGGCCGGTACTGACGAGCAGCCCGACGGAACCAAGGAGGACGCGGCGACCGCCGACGCTCCGGACGGGCAGACGGCCGCCGACGCTCCCGACGGCCAGGCGGCCGTCGACCCTCCCGACGGCCAGACCGTCGGTGACCTCCTGGAGCGCCGGGACGCCGTCATCACCCAGGGCGACCGGGACGCCCTCGCCGGGCTCACCGTGCCCGGGTCACCGGCGGCGCTGGAGGACACCCGGCTGTGGGAGCGGCTGGACGGGCAGCGGGTCGAGGGGTTGCGCACCGAGCTCGTGGACGTGGCGCTGGTCGAGGCGCCGACCGGGGACGGCGCGGCGGCGGGCGGCGGTAGCGCGACGGCCGTGGTGCAGGTGGTGACTCGGCAGGGGCCCTACCGGCTCGTCGGCGAGGGGGTCCGGGAGGTGCCGGCGACCGGGCAGCGCTGCGCACGGCTGACGCTGGTGGGCCCCGAGCCGTGGCGGGTCCAGGAGGCGCGACCGTGCCCGCCGTCCGCCGGCGGCGGGGAGCTGTCGGCCGGCGGCGGGGAGCTGTCCGCGGTGGCCGGCAGGCCACGGTGA
- a CDS encoding class I SAM-dependent methyltransferase — protein MADSTGHDGAPTPGQDPPANRYGSLPAWRAVDDYFVRSLVAEDEVLAAARESGRSTTMPGAEVTPNQGALLGLIAQLAGARRVLELGTLAGYSTIWLARAVGETGRVVTLELEETNAAIALTNLERAGLADRVDVVRGPAAESARRLVEAGTEPFDLVFIDADKPSNPRYLEAALRLTSPGAVIVIDNVVRDGAVIDADSDDPRVRGVRQVVEDIAGNPELDATAVQTVGVKGWDGFIVARRRSAGSASGA, from the coding sequence ATGGCAGACAGCACCGGTCACGACGGCGCGCCGACGCCTGGCCAGGACCCGCCCGCGAATCGCTACGGTTCGCTGCCGGCCTGGCGAGCCGTGGACGACTACTTCGTCCGCTCCCTCGTGGCGGAGGACGAGGTGCTCGCCGCGGCGCGCGAGTCGGGCCGGTCGACCACCATGCCCGGCGCGGAGGTGACCCCCAACCAGGGCGCGCTGCTCGGGCTCATCGCGCAGCTCGCCGGCGCCCGGCGGGTGCTCGAGCTCGGCACGCTCGCCGGCTACTCGACGATCTGGCTCGCGCGCGCCGTCGGGGAGACCGGCAGGGTCGTGACGCTGGAGCTCGAGGAGACGAACGCCGCGATCGCCCTGACGAACCTCGAGCGGGCCGGGCTGGCCGACCGGGTCGACGTCGTCCGGGGGCCGGCCGCGGAGTCCGCGCGCCGGCTGGTCGAGGCCGGTACCGAGCCGTTCGACCTCGTGTTCATCGATGCGGACAAGCCCAGCAACCCGCGCTACCTCGAGGCGGCTCTCCGGCTCACCAGCCCGGGCGCCGTCATCGTCATCGACAACGTCGTCCGGGACGGGGCGGTGATCGACGCCGACAGCGACGATCCGCGCGTCCGCGGTGTGCGGCAGGTCGTCGAGGACATCGCCGGTAACCCCGAGCTCGACGCGACCGCGGTGCAGACGGTGGGAGTCAAGGGGTGGGACGGGTTCATCGTGGCCAGGCGCCGGTCGGCAGGGTCGGCCAGTGGCGCGTGA
- a CDS encoding DinB family protein: MARELPFPTPSRPAARPQDVPLGYLDYFRSVLAAKLDGLSETELTSSRLPSGWTPLQLLNHLIHVERRWLEWRFEGQDIPEPWGENRGGSWHTGPAQTLPVLLAELADQAARSRAIVERHDLAEFGRPSERWDGEGPARLDRILLHLVQEYARHLGHLDIVRELADGVVGE, encoded by the coding sequence GTGGCGCGTGAGCTGCCGTTCCCCACCCCGTCCCGGCCCGCGGCCCGCCCGCAGGACGTCCCGCTCGGGTACCTGGACTACTTCCGGTCGGTGCTGGCGGCCAAGCTCGACGGCCTGTCCGAGACGGAGTTGACCAGCAGCCGGCTGCCGTCGGGATGGACCCCCCTGCAGCTGCTCAACCACCTCATCCACGTCGAGCGGCGCTGGCTGGAGTGGCGGTTCGAGGGGCAGGACATCCCCGAACCGTGGGGCGAGAACCGGGGCGGGTCCTGGCACACCGGCCCGGCCCAGACCCTGCCCGTCCTGCTGGCCGAGCTGGCGGACCAGGCCGCCCGCAGCCGGGCCATCGTCGAGCGGCACGACCTGGCCGAGTTCGGGCGACCGAGCGAGCGCTGGGACGGGGAGGGACCGGCCCGGCTGGACCGCATCCTGCTCCACCTGGTGCAGGAGTATGCCCGCCACCTCGGCCACCTCGACATCGTCCGCGAGCTGGCGGACGGCGTCGTCGGCGAGTGA
- the lipA gene encoding lipoyl synthase, with protein MTIAPDGRKMLRVEARNAATPIEKKPAWIKTRATMGPEYRDLKQLVHGGGLHTVCEEAGCPNIFECWEDREATFLIGGSQCTRRCDFCQIDTGKPSPLDVAEPRKVAESVRTMGLRYSTITGVARDDLDDGGAWLYAETVRQIHALNPGTGVELLIPDFDAIPGHLAEVFSSRPEVLAHNVETVPRIFRRIRPGFRYERSLSVLTAAAENGLVTKSNLMLGMGETTEEVLEAMQLLRDAGCDLLTVNQYLRPSVRHHPVERWVRPAEFVELATAAEEMGFLGVMAGPLVRSSYRAGRLWGQAMARKGWPVPDHLAHLSEPRVSRQEAATLVS; from the coding sequence GTGACCATCGCCCCTGACGGCCGCAAGATGCTCCGGGTGGAGGCCCGCAACGCCGCCACCCCGATCGAGAAGAAGCCGGCCTGGATCAAGACCCGGGCGACCATGGGCCCGGAGTACCGGGACCTCAAGCAGCTCGTCCACGGCGGCGGCCTGCACACCGTGTGCGAGGAGGCCGGCTGCCCCAACATCTTCGAGTGCTGGGAGGACCGCGAGGCGACGTTCCTCATCGGCGGATCCCAGTGCACCCGGCGCTGCGACTTCTGCCAGATCGACACCGGCAAGCCCTCCCCGCTGGACGTCGCCGAGCCGCGCAAGGTGGCCGAGTCCGTGCGGACCATGGGCCTGCGGTACTCCACCATCACCGGCGTCGCCCGGGACGACCTGGACGACGGCGGCGCCTGGCTCTACGCCGAGACCGTCCGGCAGATCCACGCCCTGAACCCCGGCACCGGGGTGGAGCTGCTCATCCCGGACTTCGACGCGATCCCCGGCCACCTGGCCGAGGTCTTCTCCTCCCGGCCCGAGGTCCTCGCCCACAACGTCGAGACGGTGCCCCGGATCTTCCGGCGGATCCGCCCCGGCTTCCGCTACGAGCGGTCCCTGTCCGTCCTCACCGCCGCCGCCGAGAACGGCCTGGTCACCAAGTCCAACCTCATGCTCGGGATGGGCGAGACCACCGAGGAGGTGCTCGAGGCGATGCAGCTGCTCCGCGACGCCGGCTGCGACCTGCTCACCGTCAACCAGTACCTGCGCCCCTCGGTGCGCCACCACCCGGTCGAGCGCTGGGTCCGGCCGGCGGAGTTCGTCGAGCTCGCCACCGCCGCGGAGGAGATGGGCTTCCTCGGCGTGATGGCCGGCCCGCTGGTCCGCTCGAGCTACCGGGCCGGCCGGCTGTGGGGCCAGGCCATGGCCCGCAAGGGCTGGCCGGTGCCCGACCACCTGGCCCACCTGTCCGAGCCGCGGGTCTCCCGCCAGGAGGCGGCCACGCTCGTCAGCTGA
- a CDS encoding MFS transporter has product MPTNPLRSLRHYRELPGILGRSFLPVAFVARLPTAMVVLGVLTLLAAATGSVGDAGAGSASLAVATAVAGPLVGRWTDRRGQRLPLLLLVPVNVAALAGLVLAARAGVPLAALCLLCAVVGATSVPVGSLARARWLARPLTPAQTQAALSYESMADELVFVLGPALVGVAASVLTPAVPLILAAALVAVFVTAFALHPSVAGTASPPAATPRPGAAPGTPTVPGATTVPPAVPPTPAPRRGAAPPLPTVLRAVAVPAAAMVGVGMFFGATQAGVTGAAAAAGEPDRAGLVYAAMGVGSALLALAVVALPAGFGLRARVVVGGGGMAACAAAMTTAGGLGTLAGTVAVAGCFVGPTLVTLFDLAERRAPAGATAVAMTVLSSANVVGVAAGAGLAGRLADADGAPAAFVVSAVAAVGVAVVAALAPAGGPARRGGPVP; this is encoded by the coding sequence ATGCCGACCAACCCGCTCCGCTCCCTCCGGCACTACCGCGAGCTCCCCGGCATCCTCGGCCGCTCCTTCCTGCCCGTCGCGTTCGTCGCCCGGCTGCCGACGGCGATGGTGGTGCTCGGCGTGCTCACCCTGCTCGCCGCCGCCACCGGCTCGGTGGGCGACGCCGGGGCCGGCTCGGCCTCGCTCGCCGTGGCCACCGCCGTCGCCGGCCCGCTGGTCGGCCGGTGGACCGACCGGCGCGGGCAGCGCCTGCCCCTGCTGCTGCTCGTCCCGGTCAACGTCGCCGCGCTGGCCGGCCTGGTCCTGGCCGCCCGGGCCGGCGTCCCGTTGGCCGCGCTGTGCCTGCTGTGCGCGGTGGTGGGCGCCACCTCCGTCCCGGTGGGCTCCCTCGCCCGGGCCCGGTGGCTCGCCCGCCCGCTCACCCCGGCCCAGACCCAGGCCGCGCTGAGCTATGAGTCCATGGCCGACGAGCTGGTATTCGTCCTCGGCCCGGCCCTGGTGGGCGTGGCCGCCTCGGTCCTCACCCCCGCCGTGCCGCTGATCCTCGCCGCCGCCCTGGTGGCGGTGTTCGTCACCGCCTTCGCGCTGCACCCCTCGGTGGCCGGGACGGCGTCGCCGCCCGCCGCCACGCCGCGGCCCGGCGCCGCTCCGGGCACCCCGACCGTCCCCGGCGCCACGACCGTCCCGCCCGCCGTCCCACCGACCCCCGCCCCGCGGCGCGGCGCGGCGCCGCCGCTGCCCACCGTGCTCCGCGCCGTCGCGGTGCCGGCGGCGGCCATGGTCGGGGTCGGGATGTTCTTCGGCGCCACCCAGGCCGGGGTGACCGGGGCCGCCGCCGCGGCCGGCGAGCCGGACCGGGCCGGGCTGGTCTACGCCGCCATGGGCGTCGGGTCCGCCCTGCTCGCGCTCGCCGTCGTGGCCCTGCCGGCGGGCTTCGGGCTGCGCGCCCGGGTGGTGGTCGGCGGCGGCGGGATGGCCGCGTGCGCCGCGGCGATGACGACGGCGGGCGGCCTGGGCACGCTGGCCGGGACGGTCGCCGTCGCCGGCTGCTTCGTCGGGCCGACCCTGGTCACCCTCTTCGACCTGGCCGAGCGGCGCGCGCCGGCCGGCGCGACGGCCGTGGCGATGACCGTGCTCAGCTCGGCGAACGTGGTCGGCGTGGCCGCCGGCGCGGGCCTGGCCGGGCGCCTCGCCGACGCCGACGGCGCCCCGGCCGCCTTCGTCGTCAGCGCCGTGGCCGCCGTCGGCGTGGCGGTGGTGGCCGCGCTCGCCCCCGCCGGCGGACCGGCCCGCCGGGGCGGGCCGGTACCCTGA
- a CDS encoding DUF4191 domain-containing protein, translated as MARKKKDGVEGAPAEKKQRWYHNIRDAYRLTRRANPRIPWILLGVFVLVLGLALVVGFLWGHPWYMAFFGVLLGLVLDMVILARQTQKAGYAQIEGQPGAVGAALGTIRRGWTVEEQPVAINPRTQDLVFRLVGRPGIVLISEGPPHRAQRLLEDERKRVAWVAPNVPVHLIQSGREEGQVPLPQIVSRVQKLKGRLTTAEVAQVNKRLQALGGARMPIPKGVDPMRVRPDRKGMRGR; from the coding sequence ATGGCCCGGAAGAAGAAGGACGGCGTCGAGGGCGCCCCCGCGGAGAAGAAGCAGCGCTGGTACCACAACATCCGGGATGCCTACCGCCTGACCCGGCGGGCCAACCCGAGGATCCCCTGGATCCTGCTCGGCGTCTTCGTCCTCGTGCTCGGCCTCGCCCTGGTGGTCGGGTTCCTCTGGGGCCACCCGTGGTACATGGCGTTCTTCGGGGTCCTCCTCGGCCTCGTCCTGGACATGGTCATCCTGGCCCGGCAGACCCAGAAGGCCGGCTACGCCCAGATCGAGGGCCAGCCCGGCGCCGTCGGCGCGGCCCTGGGCACGATCCGGCGCGGCTGGACCGTGGAGGAGCAGCCGGTCGCGATCAACCCGCGCACCCAGGACCTGGTCTTCCGGCTGGTCGGCCGACCGGGCATCGTGCTGATCTCCGAGGGGCCGCCGCACCGCGCCCAGCGCCTGCTCGAGGACGAGCGGAAGCGGGTCGCGTGGGTGGCGCCCAACGTGCCGGTCCACCTCATCCAGAGCGGCCGGGAGGAGGGGCAGGTCCCGCTGCCCCAGATCGTCTCGCGGGTGCAGAAGCTCAAGGGCCGGCTCACGACGGCGGAGGTCGCCCAGGTGAACAAGCGGCTGCAGGCCCTCGGCGGGGCCCGGATGCCCATCCCCAAGGGCGTGGACCCGATGCGCGTCCGGCCGGACCGCAAGGGGATGCGGGGGCGCTGA
- a CDS encoding RDD family protein translates to MPATVPAPSAAPPVAPLGRRVLALFLDWGIASAISAGFFGFDERATLAVFALETWLMLSTLGASIGHAVCGLAVRTLDGRRPGPWRALVRTVALCLVIPAVVWGPGGRGLHDMWAGTTITRVQ, encoded by the coding sequence GTGCCCGCGACCGTCCCTGCCCCCTCGGCCGCTCCGCCCGTCGCCCCGCTCGGCCGGCGCGTGCTGGCCCTGTTCCTGGACTGGGGGATTGCCTCGGCGATCAGCGCGGGGTTCTTCGGCTTCGACGAGCGGGCGACCCTGGCGGTGTTCGCGCTGGAGACGTGGCTGATGCTCTCGACGCTGGGCGCGAGCATCGGGCACGCGGTGTGCGGGCTCGCGGTGCGCACCCTCGACGGCCGGCGGCCCGGGCCGTGGCGGGCGCTGGTCCGCACGGTCGCGCTCTGCCTGGTGATCCCCGCGGTGGTGTGGGGACCGGGCGGGCGCGGGCTGCACGACATGTGGGCCGGCACCACCATCACCCGGGTGCAGTGA
- the glnA gene encoding type I glutamate--ammonia ligase gives MFASAEEAIAFTRNEGVRFVDVRFCDLPGVMQHFNIPVEAFTPDAFTEGLMFDGSSIRGFQAIHESDMKLVPDVSSAFVDPFRKQKTLVVNFSIVDPFTDEAYSRDPRNIAAKAEAYLASTGIADTAYFGAEAEFYIFDDVRFQTSQHSSFYYLDSAEAAWNTGREEDGKNLGYKTRYKGGYFPVSPNDQMADLRDDMVRVLHEVGLDVERAHHEVGTAGQQEINYRFSTLRGAADDLMKFKYVVKNVAWQAGKSATFMPKPLFGDNGSGMHSHQSLWKDGKPLFFDERGYGGLSDIARWYIGGLLTHAPALLAFTNPSVNSYHRLVPGFEAPVNLVYSARNRSACIRIPVTGSSPKAKRIEFRVPDPSSNPYLAFSAMLLAGIDGIRNRIEPPEPIDKDLYELPPEEHAQIAQVPDSLPKVLEALEADHDFLTEGDVFSRDLIETWVDYKRTNEIDPLRLRPHPHEFEMYYDL, from the coding sequence ATGTTCGCCAGCGCCGAAGAGGCGATCGCCTTCACGCGGAACGAAGGCGTGCGGTTCGTCGACGTCCGCTTCTGCGACCTGCCCGGGGTCATGCAGCACTTCAACATCCCCGTGGAGGCGTTCACGCCGGACGCGTTCACCGAGGGCCTCATGTTCGACGGCTCCTCCATCCGCGGCTTCCAGGCGATCCACGAGTCGGACATGAAGCTCGTCCCGGACGTGAGCAGCGCCTTCGTCGACCCGTTCCGCAAGCAGAAGACGCTCGTCGTCAACTTCTCCATCGTCGACCCGTTCACCGACGAGGCCTACTCCCGGGACCCGCGCAACATCGCGGCCAAGGCCGAGGCGTACCTGGCCAGCACCGGCATCGCCGACACCGCCTACTTCGGCGCGGAGGCCGAGTTCTACATCTTCGACGACGTCCGGTTCCAGACCAGCCAGCACTCCAGCTTCTACTACCTCGACTCCGCCGAGGCCGCCTGGAACACCGGCCGCGAAGAGGACGGCAAGAACCTGGGGTACAAGACCCGGTACAAGGGCGGGTACTTCCCGGTCTCCCCCAACGACCAGATGGCCGACCTGCGCGACGACATGGTCCGGGTGCTGCACGAGGTGGGCCTCGACGTCGAGCGGGCGCACCACGAGGTCGGCACCGCGGGCCAGCAGGAGATCAACTACCGGTTCAGCACGCTGCGCGGCGCCGCCGACGACCTGATGAAGTTCAAGTACGTCGTCAAGAACGTCGCCTGGCAGGCCGGGAAGTCGGCCACGTTCATGCCCAAGCCGCTCTTCGGGGACAACGGCTCGGGTATGCACTCCCACCAGTCGCTGTGGAAGGACGGCAAGCCGCTGTTCTTCGACGAGCGCGGCTACGGGGGGCTGTCGGACATCGCCCGCTGGTACATCGGCGGCCTGCTCACCCACGCCCCCGCCCTGCTGGCCTTCACCAACCCGTCGGTGAACTCCTACCACCGGCTCGTGCCGGGCTTCGAGGCGCCGGTCAACCTGGTCTACTCCGCCCGCAACCGCTCCGCCTGCATCCGCATCCCGGTGACCGGCTCCTCCCCCAAGGCCAAGCGGATCGAGTTCCGGGTGCCGGACCCCTCGTCGAACCCGTACCTGGCCTTCTCGGCCATGCTCCTGGCCGGCATCGACGGCATCCGCAACCGGATCGAGCCGCCGGAGCCGATCGACAAGGACCTCTACGAGCTCCCGCCCGAGGAGCACGCCCAGATCGCCCAGGTGCCCGACTCCCTGCCCAAGGTCCTCGAGGCCCTCGAGGCCGACCACGACTTCCTCACCGAGGGCGACGTGTTCAGCCGGGACCTCATCGAGACCTGGGTGGACTACAAGCGCACCAACGAGATCGACCCGCTGCGCCTGCGCCCGCACCCGCACGAGTTCGAGATGTACTACGACCTGTGA
- a CDS encoding NAD(P)-dependent oxidoreductase: protein MAEHERRTVVVSGAGGRIGGYLRRADGGLAARGWRLHLLDAAAPADLGADEPFTQADISVEESTEVLAAAMAGADAVVHLAGIPSEDAWTRIRRTNIDGTYRVLEAARRTGVRRVVLASSNHAVGFYPTGEVARTDRPVRPDSYYGVSKAAMEALGSLYADRYGLEVVSLRIGLCADRPATTFDLGIWLSPGDAVRLVDAALRGPVDGPVVAYGISANTRAWWDLSTARALGYAPEDDAERLADEVEEYAGPDGVLGHTMVAQEPTP, encoded by the coding sequence ATGGCGGAGCACGAGCGACGGACCGTCGTCGTGAGCGGGGCAGGCGGCCGGATCGGCGGATACCTGCGCCGTGCCGACGGCGGCCTGGCCGCCCGGGGGTGGCGGCTGCACCTGCTCGACGCCGCCGCCCCGGCCGACCTCGGCGCGGACGAGCCGTTCACCCAGGCCGACATCTCGGTGGAGGAGTCGACGGAGGTCCTGGCCGCGGCGATGGCCGGCGCGGACGCCGTCGTCCACCTCGCCGGCATCCCGAGCGAGGACGCCTGGACCCGGATCCGACGTACGAACATCGACGGCACCTACCGGGTGCTCGAGGCCGCCCGCCGGACCGGGGTGCGGCGGGTGGTGCTGGCCAGCTCCAACCACGCGGTCGGGTTCTACCCCACCGGCGAGGTGGCCCGCACCGACCGGCCGGTCCGCCCGGACTCCTACTACGGCGTCTCCAAGGCCGCTATGGAGGCGCTCGGCAGCCTCTACGCCGACCGGTACGGGCTCGAGGTCGTCTCGCTGCGGATCGGGCTGTGCGCGGACCGCCCCGCCACCACCTTCGACCTGGGGATCTGGCTCAGCCCCGGCGACGCGGTGCGGCTGGTCGACGCCGCCCTGCGCGGGCCGGTCGACGGGCCGGTGGTCGCCTACGGCATCTCCGCCAACACCCGCGCCTGGTGGGACCTGAGCACCGCCCGGGCCCTCGGCTACGCCCCGGAGGACGACGCCGAGCGGCTTGCCGACGAGGTCGAGGAGTACGCCGGCCCCGACGGCGTCCTCGGCCACACCATGGTCGCGCAGGAGCCGACCCCGTAG